The following proteins are encoded in a genomic region of Kineosporia corallincola:
- a CDS encoding class I SAM-dependent methyltransferase, translating to MKTATYQRDLAFYRHPELVHAMFDDPAYVGRVLRLIGAQDAGRVNVLDAGCGAGAMVGRMATLRQTWRYTGLDRSAGLLADAATRYPEIVFEQADLTDPAAMARYRAQDVVTCLGHTLSYQLSDEHLDAALDGLASCLRPGGLLIIDTFQAAVASPSLTHTLVSPWGPVRLETTGQVREIGFLDVTWTWQIPGRRAVRETFRQRAIPVPDLTHRLHQRGLTLIECDHEPGDPDEPDGSAGASDPNSPSVPSSPKASGDRSEAGQGSGRDVRGDVSALLAFQLDA from the coding sequence ATGAAAACCGCGACGTATCAGCGGGACCTGGCCTTCTACCGGCATCCGGAACTGGTGCACGCGATGTTCGACGACCCGGCGTACGTGGGGCGGGTGCTGCGGCTCATCGGCGCCCAGGACGCGGGTCGCGTGAACGTGCTGGACGCCGGGTGCGGGGCCGGGGCCATGGTCGGCCGGATGGCCACGTTGCGCCAGACCTGGCGCTACACCGGCCTTGACCGCTCGGCGGGCCTGCTGGCGGATGCCGCCACCCGCTACCCGGAGATCGTCTTCGAGCAAGCAGACCTGACGGATCCGGCCGCGATGGCGCGCTATCGCGCCCAGGACGTCGTGACGTGTCTGGGGCACACGCTGTCGTACCAGCTGAGCGATGAGCACCTGGACGCCGCACTCGATGGCCTGGCCAGCTGTCTGAGACCCGGCGGGCTGCTGATCATCGACACCTTCCAGGCGGCCGTGGCCTCCCCGAGCCTGACCCACACGCTCGTCAGCCCCTGGGGGCCGGTGCGCCTGGAAACCACAGGCCAGGTGCGGGAGATCGGGTTCCTGGACGTGACGTGGACCTGGCAGATCCCGGGCCGGCGGGCGGTGCGTGAAACCTTCCGGCAGCGGGCCATCCCGGTCCCGGACCTGACCCACCGCCTGCACCAGCGGGGCCTGACCCTGATCGAATGCGACCACGAGCCGGGGGATCCGGACGAGCCCGATGGTTCCGCCGGCGCCAGCGACCCGAACAGTCCGAGCGTCCCGAGCAGCCCGAAAGCCTCAGGTGACCGGAG